The uncultured Ilyobacter sp. nucleotide sequence ACATAAAATTACAGATTTTGCCTTTACTACCACTGCCTCTTCGCTGTCTAATTTAAATCCCACAGCCCCAGCTACTTTCCCGTTTTTTTCAAGAAGTGTAGTCAGCATAGTTCTTTCAATTATTTGAATTCCTTCATTGTATAATTTCTCTCTGAAAACCTTACCGAAACCAACCTTTGTAGCTCCCCATGACTCCATCTCTTCATATATCTCTTTAGAGTAGTCCATTAGCTGATCTAGATATTCCGGTCTGTGTATTCCATCAGTATTTGTAGCCATATTTTTGTGCCATGTAGCTCTGTCATCTCCGTTGGCCTCATCGAATACAACAAAACCATTGGCAAACGGAGTCTGGCCAGACCTTCCCACACTTCCTTTATCTACAAGTATCACCTTGGCTCCGTTTCTGCTGGCTCTCAGAGCTGCAAAAACCCCTGCGATACCTCCACCGATTACCAAAATATCAGTTTCCTGCTCTAGCGCAGTTTCCATAAGCTGTGAGATCTCTTTAGGTGATCTGTTCTTTATAAGTCCTGCTGCTATAGCAGCACCTGCTACACCTATACCAAGAGCACCCTTAATAAATGCTCGTCTATTAACATACATCTTTTTCACCTCGTTTATTAGAGTTTAGGCAATTAATTTTTTAAAATCTTTTACAGGGAATTTTTCAAGCTTCATTTTTCCGTCAGGGCCTTTTTCCATGACGACCCAGGCAAGCCACTCTTTGTCATTTTGATCAGGATAATCTTCTCTGTAATGATTTCCCCTGCTTTCTGTTCTGAAAAGTGATGATCTTAATTTCATCTCAGCATTTAAAAGCATATTTTTTACTTCATGGGCTTTTCTTAAGTCATGTAGATCTTCTGCCTTTAAATTTGGTAAAAAGTGATCTTTATAAAATTCAACCATTGTAAGTGCTGACTCTAGCCTGTCTTTGTCTTTTATAAATAAGACATAATAGGGAGTCAAAATTCCCTGAATCAAATGCTCCACCCATCCAGGGGAATACCCTTTTTCTTTTTTTAAGGGTTCAAAGATCTCATCGATAGCTGCTGACATTTTTGAGTCTGAAATATTTATAAAAGATTTTCCTTTTGCATATTTCGCTGCTACCTCTCCTGCAACTGCGCCCTGTACAGCTGATCCAGTCACTGAAAATCCTACCACTCCATTGTATATCGGTCCAACTAACATGGAAGACAGACAGTCTCCTGCTGCATACAATCCTTTTATATTTGTTGCACATTTATCGTCACTGGGAAATAAACCTTCAGCCTTATGCACACTAAGCCCTGCTGATGCTCCTCCTACCATATCTCCTGACATTTCCAGAGGTGCTTTTCCTTCTTCGGGTCTTCCTTCAGGTTTTTTTCCCATTGGTGGTCTATCCCCTTTAGGTCTTTTGTCCATAGGTGGGTTATCTCCACCAGGTGGTGGACCTTCAGGTCTTTTCATTTCTGCAGGAATCAAACCCTTATGCGCCTCTATAGCTGAACTTAAATCAAGTGCCATCCCCCCGCCATCAACTGGTCCATCAGTTTCTTTTGGAAGTCCCATGCTCCACTTTCTCTGAAATGGTAGTCCCCAACAATATGCAGGTATTTCACTATTTGTATCATGTGTATCTACGAACTCTTTCCCGGAAATTTTAGCACCTATTCTATAAGCCATGGCATCTCCATCAAATGTCAGTGAGCCAACCTGAAAACCATTTGGTTTAAATCCTCCTGCTCCTGTACACAAAATCACTGATTTAGCTTTAATAAATACGGATTCTTCACTGTCTAGCTTAAAACCTATAGCCCCAACAATATGACCATTTTCTTCTAATAATGTTGTTATCATTGTTCTTTCAATAACTTTGATATTACTATTACCAAGTAATTTATCTCTAAATACTTTTCCAAAACCTGTATCTGTAGCTCCCCACTTTTCTAGGTCACTATAGATCTCTTTAGAGTAATCCATATACATATCTAGATATGCCGGGTTATTTAATTTTTTAGAATTTTCTTTTAATATTCGGTGCCAGTTAGCCCTGTCATGGCCTGACTCTTCATCAAAAATTGTCATTCCGCTTGCAAAGGGGGTTTGACCTGATCTGCCGATACTTCCTTTATCGATTACAACTACTTTTGCACCGGCTTCAGTTGCTCTAGTTGCTGCAAACACAGCTGCTATTCCACCGCCAATAACCAATACATCAGTACTGTATATATCTTTTGAATAGTTCGTCAATTTTACCTCCTTTCAGGCATAAAAAAAGATGAAATTATGAGTTTTTAAAAAAGCTTCGAATATATTTTGAATTTTTATAAAGTCAAAATGTTTTTATGATTTAATCATTTTTTTATAATCATTTCTATTGAATTTTTCCAGTTTCATCTCACCGTTATTATCCTGCTGAATAACTACCCAAGCAAGCCAGTTTTTATCATCACTTTCCGGGTAATCTTCTCTATAATGATTCCCTCTGCTTTCAGTTCTGAATAGTGATGATCTTAGTTTCATCTCAGCATTTAAAAGCATATTTTTTACTTCATGAGCTTTTCTCAGATCGTGTAAGTCTGTTGCTCTTAAATTTTGTAAAAAATGATCTCTATAAAATTCAACCATTGTAAGTGCAGATTCCAATCTATTTTTCTCTTTTATATACAACACATAATAAGGTGTCAAAACTCCTTGTATCAAGTGCTCAACCCATCCTGGAGAATATCCTTTTTCATTCTTTAAAGGTTCAAACATTTCGTTAATTGCATTTGTTATTTTTTCATCACTAATGTTTTTTATAATTTTATTGTTTGAATATTTTGCAGAAACTTCTCCTGCAACGGCACCTTGTACAGCTGACCCCATTACAGAAAATCCACCTACACCATTATAAATAGGTCCAACCAGCATAGAAGACAGGCAGTCTCCAGCTGCATATAATCCCTTGATATTAGTTGCGCACTTACTGTCACTTGGAAATAAGCCTTCAGCCTTATGCACACTGAGCCCTGCTGATGCTCCTCCGATAGGATGCTCTGGACGACCTCCTTTTGGACGCTCACCATCTCCGTCTTTCCCTCCAGGTGGACCTTGAGGTCTGTCTGATCTTTCTCCATCTGGTGGACCCTGTTTTCCGTCCCTTCCACCTGGTGGTGGTCCGTCTGGCCTTGGGGAGTCCACAGGGATTAATCCTTTATGTGCTTCAAGGGCTCCAGTTAAGTCAAGAGCCTGACCTCCGCCATCCATAGGTCCTTCTGTTAATTTCGGAAGTCCCCTGCTCCACATACCTTGCCATTGCCCCCAGCAATATGCAGGGGAATCAGGATTATTATCATGTGTATCTACAAACTCTTTCCCTGAAATTCTTGCTCCTATTCTATAGGCCATTGCATCACCATCAAAAGTTAGCGACCCAACTTGAAATCCATTTGGCTTAAATCCACCGGCTCCTGTACATAAGATTACAGATTTGGCATTTATCACAACTGCTTTTTCACTGTCAAGAGAAAAGCCCACAACCCCTATAATTTCCCCATTTTTTTCAAGAAGGGTTGTGATCATTGTTCTTTCTATGACTTTTATATTTTTATTTTCCATTAATTTTTTTCTGAAAACACCGCCAAATCCTACATCTGTTGCCTTCCAGTCTTCCAGTTCACTGTAGATTTCTTTAGAATAATCCATATACATGTCCAAGTAGGCGGGATTATTGAGTTTTTTAGAGTTTTCTTCTACTATTCTGTTCCACTCATCTCTTTTATGACCCAGTTCTTCATCAAAAACAGCCATAGCACTGGCGAATGGTGTCTGCCCCGATCTTCCTATACTGCCCTTATCTACCACTATAACTTTTGATCCGTTTTTACTGGCTCTGGTTGCTGCAAATACTGCTGCAATCCCTCCACCGATTACCAATATATCTGTACTATGTTCTTGTTTTGTATAGGCTCCCATATTTTCTGCACCACCTTTTTTATTAACTCCAGCTGAGTACTAGTTTCCCGTTTTTTTCAGCTGTCAGTTCCATTGCATCATAGGGACAGTAGTAAACACACAAGTTACAGAGCTGACAGTCATCAGGGTATTTTACAGTAGCAAGACCGGTTTCTTTATCCATTCTGAGCACGTCACAAGGACATGCCAGTATACATTCTCCGCAAGCTTTGCATTTATCATCAATTACCTTGATCATCTTAATCCTCCTAAAAATAAAATTATTATATTGTCACCTTAAGTCTCATAGCCCAAAGTGCTTTAAATTCTTTTTATTATATATCTCAGACAGAGTTTTGAATTTATCAATAAAGAAATAATCTGAAGAGTCAGCTGTAAAAACATTTTCTCCACTCTTCTAAGTTTCAAACCCTCATAAATTCAAAACTTTGCTTAAACCATCTTATATTTAGCATAAGTTGTTCTAAGTACAGTTTTAGCTGTACTTAGAACAACTAAAAACTTATTATCTCTGAGGTCTCTGCCCCTCATCAGGAACAAATAAACCTTCTACAGTTTTCTTATAAGTTTCATACTGAGTAGTTGTAAGTAAAGGCTTTATTTTTGAATCCCTTGCTTTTATTAACGGTTCTATTTCTTCTCTAGCTGGTGGCTGCTGAGTATCTTTAAGTTTACTTTCAAAAGAAGTTTTGAAATCGGCTAAAATAACTTGCATTTTAGCTTTGATACTGCTCGTTACAGCTAACCCAGCATAAAAATCTGCCTCTGAAATCTTTTCAAATCTTGGAGGTCTGTCACCCAT carries:
- a CDS encoding FAD-binding protein, producing MGAYTKQEHSTDILVIGGGIAAVFAATRASKNGSKVIVVDKGSIGRSGQTPFASAMAVFDEELGHKRDEWNRIVEENSKKLNNPAYLDMYMDYSKEIYSELEDWKATDVGFGGVFRKKLMENKNIKVIERTMITTLLEKNGEIIGVVGFSLDSEKAVVINAKSVILCTGAGGFKPNGFQVGSLTFDGDAMAYRIGARISGKEFVDTHDNNPDSPAYCWGQWQGMWSRGLPKLTEGPMDGGGQALDLTGALEAHKGLIPVDSPRPDGPPPGGRDGKQGPPDGERSDRPQGPPGGKDGDGERPKGGRPEHPIGGASAGLSVHKAEGLFPSDSKCATNIKGLYAAGDCLSSMLVGPIYNGVGGFSVMGSAVQGAVAGEVSAKYSNNKIIKNISDEKITNAINEMFEPLKNEKGYSPGWVEHLIQGVLTPYYVLYIKEKNRLESALTMVEFYRDHFLQNLRATDLHDLRKAHEVKNMLLNAEMKLRSSLFRTESRGNHYREDYPESDDKNWLAWVVIQQDNNGEMKLEKFNRNDYKKMIKS
- a CDS encoding ferredoxin family protein, giving the protein MIKVIDDKCKACGECILACPCDVLRMDKETGLATVKYPDDCQLCNLCVYYCPYDAMELTAEKNGKLVLSWS
- a CDS encoding FAD-binding protein, encoding MTNYSKDIYSTDVLVIGGGIAAVFAATRATEAGAKVVVIDKGSIGRSGQTPFASGMTIFDEESGHDRANWHRILKENSKKLNNPAYLDMYMDYSKEIYSDLEKWGATDTGFGKVFRDKLLGNSNIKVIERTMITTLLEENGHIVGAIGFKLDSEESVFIKAKSVILCTGAGGFKPNGFQVGSLTFDGDAMAYRIGAKISGKEFVDTHDTNSEIPAYCWGLPFQRKWSMGLPKETDGPVDGGGMALDLSSAIEAHKGLIPAEMKRPEGPPPGGDNPPMDKRPKGDRPPMGKKPEGRPEEGKAPLEMSGDMVGGASAGLSVHKAEGLFPSDDKCATNIKGLYAAGDCLSSMLVGPIYNGVVGFSVTGSAVQGAVAGEVAAKYAKGKSFINISDSKMSAAIDEIFEPLKKEKGYSPGWVEHLIQGILTPYYVLFIKDKDRLESALTMVEFYKDHFLPNLKAEDLHDLRKAHEVKNMLLNAEMKLRSSLFRTESRGNHYREDYPDQNDKEWLAWVVMEKGPDGKMKLEKFPVKDFKKLIA